Proteins encoded by one window of Scatophagus argus isolate fScaArg1 chromosome 8, fScaArg1.pri, whole genome shotgun sequence:
- the mfsd5 gene encoding molybdate-anion transporter has translation MLVTAYLAIIFLLALCVGLELTARRLTPPQSTPTAVANPAFRRFQTVFLRAYLLALWADWLQGPYLYKLYRHYSFLESQIAILYVCGLASCVLFAPFSGWLPQVLGRRQTCLLFCLSYSACCLSKLSRDYFVLIVGRVLGGLSTSLLATTFESWYVHRHVEVHDFPKEWIPSTFTKAATWNHGLAVGAGLVANLLAEWLHLGPVAPFLLAVPCLVCCGWVVLTDWGKEEAEEGPGGDKQTPLLGTPNGGVTHLSARARFSRSCHDGLRCLLSDRRVMLLGGVQALFESVLYIFVFLWTPVLDPHGPPLGIVFSCLMAASMAGSLLYRLATSTRYRLQPGHVLCLAVLMAFFSLFMLTFSTAPGQPRPHESFLAFLLLELACGLYFPAVSFLQGRVIPEEKRAGVLAWFRLPLHLLACLGLLALHGEMSGTGGGESGSGTRHMFGGCAVMMLAALMAVVSLFTLGRNDTDLRLEGTRGEGEMF, from the coding sequence ATGTTGGTGACAGCATATCTTGCCATCATTTTCCTGCTTGCCCTGTGTGTTGGCCTCGAGCTCACAGCACGCCGTCTCACCCCACCTCAGTCTACTCCTACTGCTGTAGCCAACCCAGCTTTCCGTCGCTTCCAGACTGTATTTCTGCGGGCATACCTTTTGGCTTTGTGGGCGGACTGGCTCCAGGGTCCTTACCTCTACAAACTGTACCGCCACTACAGCTTCCTGGAATCCCAAATAGCCATCTTATATGTGTGTGGTCTGGCCTCCTGTGTTCTGTTTGCTCCCTTTTCAGGCTGGCTCCCTCAAGTCTTGGGCCGCAGACAGACATGTCTTCTCTTCTGCCTGTCGTATTCTGCTTGTTGTCTCTCCAAGCTGTCCAGAGACtactttgttttgattgtgGGCAGAGTTCTGGGGGGTCTGTCCACATCCCTACTTGCCACTACATTTGAATCCTGGTATGTCCACCGCCACGTTGAGGTCCATGATTTTCCCAAGGAGTGGATCCCCAGCACTTTCACCAAAGCTGCTACCTGGAACCATGGGCTTGCTGTGGGAGCAGGACTGGTGGCTAACTTGCTGGCTGAGTGGCTCCACCTGGGGCCAGTGGCCCCCTTTCTTCTAGCTGTCCCCTGCTTGGTATGCTGTGGATGGGTTGTGCTCACAGACTGGGGCAAGGAAGAGGCTGAAGAAGGTCCTGGAGGCGACAAACAAACCCCGCTTCTTGGTACTCCGAATGGAGGTGTGACCCATTTGTCTGCAAGGGCCCGGTTCTCACGCAGCTGCCATGATGGGTTGCGCTGCCTCCTGTCAGACAGGAGAGTCATGCTCTTGGGTGGAGTTCAGGCTCTGTTTGAAAGTGTCctctacatttttgttttcctttggaCCCCGGTACTGGACCCTCATGGACCTCCTTTGGGAATAGTGTTCTCCTGCCTGATGGCAGCCAGCATGGCTGGCTCCTTACTATACCGGCTAGCCACTTCCACACGCTACCGTTTACAGCCTGGCCATGTTCTCTGCCTGGCTGTGCTGATGgccttcttctccctcttcatgCTGACCTTCTCCACTGCCCCTGGCCAGCCTAGACCTCATGAATCCTTTCTGGCCTTCCTGTTGCTGGAGCTGGCCTGTGGCCTCTACTTTCCTGCAGTCAGTTTTCTCCAGGGCAGGGTGATCCCAGAGGAGAAGCGGGCCGGTGTGCTGGCCTGGTTCCGGCTTCCTCTGCACCTGCTTGCCTGCCTGGGGTTGCTGGCGCTCCATGGGGAGATGTCAGGAACAGGTGGAGGGGAGAGTGGCAGTGGCACCAGACACATGTTTGGAGGTTGTGCAGTCATGATGCTGGCAGCTTTGATGGCTGTAGTCAGTCTGTTCACTCTGGGCAGAAATGACACAGACCTGAGACTGGAAGGAacaagaggggagggagagatgtTCTGA
- the LOC124062913 gene encoding protein lifeguard 2-like, which yields MTQGKLTLANKTTNGSSSGQALVAPAPPSYEEATAGTSAPCYNDVEMLTEFTWDDRNIRRVFIRKVYAILMIQLLVTLAIVALFTFCDPVKDYIQSNPGWYWASYAVFFVTYLTLSCCSAPRRQFPWNLILLTIFTLSLSYMTGMLSSFYNTKSVVMGVGITAAVCLLVTIFSFQTKLDVTSYQGVLFVFCMVMFISGLVLAIVLPFQYVPWLDAIYAVLGAILFTMFLAFDTQLLMGNKRYTMSPEEYVFATLNIYLDIIYIFSFCLQIFGTKQE from the exons ATGACACAGGGCAAG CTGACACTTGCAAACAAGACCACCAATGGCTCGTCCAGTGGACAGGCCTTAGTGGCACCAGCTCCTCCCAGCTATGAGGAAGCCACTGCAG GCACCAGTGCTCCTTGCTACAATGATGTTGAGATGCTCACAGAGTTCACCTGGGATGATCGAAACATCAGGAGGGTCTTCATCCGTAAG GTGTATGCCATCTTGATGATCCAGCTTTTGGTCACTCTCGCTATTGTGgctcttttcacattttg TGACCCTGTGAAGGATTACATTCAGTCCAATCCTGGGTGGTACTGGGCCTCTTA TGCTGTGTTCTTTGTCACATATCTGACACTCTCTTGCTGCTCTGCACCAAG GAGACAGTTTCCATGGAATCTGATTCTGCTTACCATCTTC ACCCTGTCGCTCTCGTACATGACGGGAATGTTGTCCAG CTTTTATAACACCAAGTCAGTAGTGATGGGTGTGGgcatcacagcagcagtctgtcTCCTGGTCACCATCTTCAGCTTCCAAACTAAG CTTGATGTGACATCATACCAAGGCGTGCTCTTCGTCTTCTGTATGGTCATGTTTATCTCCGGACTGGTGCTGGCAATCGTCCTCCCCTTTCAATAT GTACCCTGGCTGGATGCCATCTATGCTGTCTTGGGGGCAATACTGTTTACCATG ttCTTGGCATTTGACACCCAGCTCCTCATGGGGAACAAGCGCTACACCATGAGTCCAGAAGAGTACGTGTTCGCCACTCTGAACATCTACCTAGATATCATCTAcatcttctccttctgcctccAAATCTTTGGAACAAAACAAGAGTAA